A stretch of DNA from Micromonospora sp. WMMD1155:
ACGACGACCACACCACTGACCAGTACGGCGACCACGGCGGCCACGGCGAGCGGCCACAGCAGACGCCGTACACCGATCGGAAGGCGGCCGGGTGACCCGCGTCGGGGTTCCGCGTGGACGCCCCGACCGCCCCTCGCGGCGTCCGCTTCTCCCGGGCCGGTTGCGCGCATCGTCTCGACTCCTTCGTGTGCTCGCATCGCTACTCGATGCCGCGTCGGCGGGAGGATCCCGCCAACGCCCCACATCAGGAGACTCGCCAGCCGTACCTGGATAACAGTTTCGCCGAAACCGCGACGCCGACGAGCCGGTCAGCGATCCGCGCCGCCCGAGCGGTCTGACCGCACCTCCGATCACCCATCCGGCCATAAGCCGCCAAATCGGGCCGAAGATAGATAACATACTCACGGTGGTCAGGTGGGACCGGTCGGTGAGGAGGCCCGGAGCGATGGCAGCGGGGCGGATCACCGAGCACCGTCGTCACCTCGGTGTGCCCGTGTCGGCGGCTCCGGCCGGCTGAGCGGTCCCGCCGTCCGTGTCGCCGAGTGGCGTGTTCCGGGGCCTCGGGGACACCCGGAGCCCGAACTCGGCGACCGTCCTGGAGCTGCTGTTCGACATCGTCTACGTCTTCGCGCTCGCCCGCCTCGCCGGGCGGGTCGCGGACGACCTCACCATCGTCCGGCACACGTTGCTGTCCGAGGCGGGCCAGACGGTCCTCTTCTTCGCCGCGATGTGGATGATCTGGTCACTCAACGCGCTGCTGTCCAGCACCTACGACCCGCGCCGTCCCGAACTCCAGGCCTTCCTGCTGGCGACGATGTTCGGCACACTGGTGCTGGCGGTCTCCCTGCCGCAGGCCTTCGGGCAACGCGGCGTCGTCTTCTCCGTCACCTACGTGATCATCCAGGTCGGTCGACCGCTCTTCCTCGCGTTCGCCCTGCGGGGTCACCCGGTACAGGGGTTCTCGATCCGGATCCTGACCTGGCACTCGGCTTCGGGTGTGCTCTGGATCAGCGGTGGCATCAGCGGCGGCCTCGGTCGGGGCGTCTTCTGGACCATCGCGCTCGCCATCGAGTTGATCGGCGCCGCCATCACCTACCCGCTGCCCCGGGTGGGCGGACGGCAGCTCAACTCCCTGGGCGTCACCGTCTCGCAGACGCACCTCGCCGAGCGCTACAACCAGTTCTTCATGATCGCGCTCGCCGAGGTGGTGCTCGAAGCCGGTGCCGCGGTCAGCTTCCCGGGCTTCTCCCGAGACGGGACCATCACCCTCGTCGCCTCGTTCGTGGCGGTCGTCGCGTTCTGGCGGATCTACTTCTACCACGCCCGTTCTGGGAACGCCTCGTCTCCGAGCGGGGAGGGGATCGAACTGTCCCGGTGGGCCAGCTACAGTCTGCTGCTCATCGTCGGTGGCATCATCTGCACCGCCGTCGGGTTCGGGCAGATCATCGAGGATCCCCACCCGCCGATCGACTGGGCCCTGGTGGTCATCGTCTTCGGTGGCCCGGTGCTGTTCCTGATCGGGCGCGGCTTCCTGGAGAAGGGCAGCCGCGCCACGCCGCGTTGCCCGGCATTGTTCGTCGGCGTGGTAGCGCTGATCGTCGGGGCGCTGCCCATGGTGCTGCTCCCGCCGGTCGCCGTGGCGGTCACCGTGGCGGTGATCCTGGCCGGCATCACCGTCTTCGACCAGCGAGCCCACCAGCGTGGATCGCCGGAGAGCAACCCGACACTGTGACCGTCCCTTGCGGGCCGCCGACCGTCACCCGTAGGGTCGTCGGCACGCCGTCGAGCCGGGAGGAGGTCAGAACGATGTCCGATGTTCTGCGCCCCCTCCGCGCTCCGGCGTCCGCGCGGATCTGACCGGGGCGTCCGTTTCCCGAAGGACCACGCCATGACAGATCTGGTCATCCGTCCGCTCGTCGCGGGCGAGGAACACGTGTTCGACTCCATGCCCGACCCGCTGCCCCAACTGCGCCAGGTCGCGTACGCCGACGGGGTCGCCGGTGGCGGCTACCGCCCCGAGACCACCTGGATCGCATTGCGCGGCGGCCGGGTGGTCGCCCGAGCCGCCTGGCTCCTCCCACCGGGCGGCGTCGGCGCCCCCTGGCTGGACCGGTTCGATCTGGACGCCGAACCGGAGGTGGGGGCGGAGCTGTTGCGCGCCGCCCACGAAGCACTCGGCGGTCCCGGTCTGTACTACGCCGCCCTGCCGGCGCACTGGCGGCGTCGACCCGAGGTGCTGGCGGTGGTGCGTGCACCGATGGCCGCCGCCCAGCTCGCCGGGCTGGTCGAGCGGGAGGAACGGATCCGGTTTTCCTGGACCGGCACACCGCTGCCGGCGTCCTCCGGACGCTACGACTTCCGCACCCCCGCCGACGCGGCGGAGATCAACGCCCTGGTCGCCCGGGTCGCCGAGCCGGACGTGCTGACCGGCGTCGAGATCGCACGGGTGGTCGGCGGCGTCGACCTGGCCACCGACCCCCTCGGGTGGCTCGGGGACGCGGTGCGGGGATGGCGGGTCGTGCTGGAGGACGGCCGACCGGTGGGCCTGGCCGGCACCGCCGGGGACGCCTGCTACCCGCTCCTGGCCTATCTCGGCCTGCTCGACGAGGCGGCCCGTCCCGAACTGCTGGCCGAGGCGGTCCGGATGCTCGTCGCCGACGGTGCCCGGGAGGTCATCGCCGACGTCGCGGCACACCGCGTGGCGGTGCTGGCGGAGCTGGAACGGACCGGGTTCCGGCAACTGCGCACCCGGGTCACCTTCGCACCGCCGAACACCCCGGAATAGCCGAAAGGGGTGCGCCCTGTCACCGGGGCGCACCCCTGGGCCGCCGTCGGCCGCCGTCAGTGCCACCATCTGCCCATGCCGGAGATCATCGCGTTCGTCGTCGGCGGATTGGCGCTGGTCGTAGTGGTCGTCGGCGGGCTCTGGCTCTGGCCCGTACGGCGTCCGGGCCGCCGTCTCGCGCCCGCGCAGCCGCTCGACTTCGACACCGCCGTCCAGGCCGCCGAGGCTCACGTCGCGGGCGAGACGACGGACCCGGCGGTCCGCCCGGAGTCGCGCAGCCGTCTGCTCAGCCACGGCTCGCGTACCGACCGGGCCGTCCTGCTGCTGCACGGATACACCCTCGCGCCGGAGCAGTACGACGACCTGGCCCAGGAGTTCTTCGACCGGGGCTACAACGTCTGGGTGCCGCGCGCCCCGCAGCACGGGACCGTCGACCGGCAGGCCCACCACCGGGTCGAGGCCGAGGAGCTGACGACGTACGCCGCGCGGGCCTGGGCCATCGCCGCGGCCCTGGGCGACGAGGTGGGCGTCGTGGGGATCTCCGGCGGTGCCGTGCTCGCCACCTGGCTGGCCCAGGTGCCCGGCGCCGCCGTACGCCGACTGCTCCTGCTGTCGCCGTTCTTCGGTCCGAGTCCGCGACAGGCGCCGGCGTACCTGGTCCGACCCCTCCTCCTGCTGTACGGGCGTCGCGTCCTGCGCGACCGCGTCACGCGGATACTCCCTCGCCGCCGTCACCCAGTACCTGACGATCGCCCGCACCCTGCCGCGTCCGCCTCGACGGGGCGCGTTGCGGAGCGTGGCGGTGGCGATCAGCCCACTCGACGGCGTGGTGGACCTCGCCGCGGCAGTCGACGTGCCGCGCCGGATCGCCGACGCGAACGCGGTGCCGCTGCGGGTGTGCACCCTGCCCGAGGCGCTGGGCGTCGAACACAACACCCTCAACCTCGGTGCCGACGGCGACGAGTGGCGACGGCGGTACGTCGCGCTCTACGAAGGCGCGACGGCCCCGGCGACAGACGTGTCACTCGGTCGGTGATGCCGTCGCCGGAGCGGTCGCGGTGATCTGGGTGAGTGGGCCCTGGTCCTGGCCCTGGCTCGGCCGGCGGCCCGGGGGCGCATGCGCCAACGAGCGGTATACCTCAGAGTCATATTTATGACTCTGAGGTATACCGCTCAACGGCATGTCACTCGGCTGGCTGGGCGGCGGCGTTGAGCACCGGTGGCGCGTAGCCGGCCGGCTTGTCGCCGATGGTCAGGCCGGGGCTGACCACCCAGGACTGGTACTGCGGGGTGAACATGCCGTACGGCAGCCCGAGGTTCGGGGCGCTGGCCTCGTCGAGCCGGCGGCGGGCGTCGGCCGGGATCTCGAAGTCGAGCGCCTCGAAGTTGCTGGAGACCTGCTCGGCGCTGCTCGCCCCGATGATCACCGAGGCGACGGCGGGCTGGGTGGCGACCCAGTTGATCGCGACCTGTGCCATGCTGCGGCCCAGCTCGGCGGCGACGCTTTCCAGGGCGTCGATGACCTGCCAGTCGCTGGGGCTGATCTCCCGGCCCCCGGCGTTGGGAGTGGTCAGCCGGCCGGTCCCGCTCAGGCCGTCGCCACTGCGTCGGTACTTGCCGGTGAGCAGGCCGCCGGCGATCGGGCTCCACGCGGTGAGCCCCATGCCCACGTTCTGCGCCATCGACACGAACTCCGCCTCGACGCCCCGGTTGACCAGGGAGTACGGCAGTTGCAGGTTGATCAGCGGGGCCAGTCCGTGCGCCTCGGCGTAGCTCTGCGCGCGGGCCGCGTACCAGGCGGGTACGTCGGAGAGGCCGGCGTAGCGGATCTTGCCAGTGCGGACCAGGTCGTCGAGGGTGTGCACGACCTCCTCGACCGGGGTGATCCGGTCCCAGGTGTGCAGCAGGTACAGGTCGATGTAGTCGGTGCCGAGTCGGCTCAGCGACGCCTCCACGGCCCGCATGATGTGCTTACGGCCGTTGCCGCTCGCGTTCGGGTCGCTCGGGTCGACGGTGTTGGTGAACTTGCTGGTCAGCACGAGTCGTTCGCGGACACCGGCCCGGTCGATCAGCCGACCGAGGATCTTCTCGCTCTCCCCGGCGGTGTAGAAGTCCGCCGTGTCGATGAAGTTCCCGCCCGACTCCAGATACCGGCGGAAGATCGGCTCGGACTCCTCCTCGGTCTTGCCGTACGCGGCATGGAACCCGTCGACGCCGAAGTTCATGGTGCCCAGCGCCAGCCGGCTGACCCGCAGACCCGACCGACCGAGCAGGTAGTAGTGGTTCATCGTTGCGCCTTCCGATCATGTGTCGGCCCCCGATCGGACCGCTTGCCAGACCTTTGCTCGGCAAAAATGGACCTGCAAGTCCAAAACCGCGGGTAGGCTTGGACCGGCAGTCGGGAACGGATACCGGTGACGGAGGTCGCATGACACGCGCGTTGACCCGCAAGGGCGAGGCGACCCGGGCGCGGATCGTCGCGGGCGCGGCCGCGGAGATCCGCGAGCGCGGCGTCGACGAGGTGCGCCTCGAGGACGTGATGGAGCACACCGGCACCAGCAAGGGTCAACTCTTCCACTACTTCCCGGACGGGAAGGAGGAATTGCTGCTCGCGGTGGCCCAGCACGAGGCCGACCAGGTGCTCACCGACCAGGAGCCGATGCTCAGCAACCTGACCTCCTGGCCGAACTGGATGGCCTGGCGCAACCGGCTGATCGAGCGCTACCTCGCCCAGGGCGTGAAGTGCCCGCTCAACGGTCTGCTCGGTCAGACCGGACGACGCGCGCCGGGAGCGCAGGCGATCGTGACCGGGCTCATGTGGCGGTGGCAGGACAAGATCGCCGAGGGTGTCCGGCACATGCAGTCGACCGGGGACATCGCCCCCGAGGTGGACGCCGACCGCGCGGCGGCGGCGCTGCTGGCCGGCATCCAGGGCGGCGTACTGCTGCTGCTCTCCACCGGCAAGATCGACCACCTGGAGGCGGCCCTCGACCTCACCATCGACTCGCTGCGAGGCAGGCCACTGCGATGACCATGACCCGGGGAAACGACGACGACCGGCCACCGCTGGTCCTGCTGCACGGCCTGACGTACGACAGTCGGCAGTGGGGGCCGGTCCGGCGTGAGCTCGCGGCGATCGATGCGGACCGGCAGGTCCTCGCCCTCGACCTGCCCGGTCACGGCGACTCACCCCGGCGGGCGTCCTACCGGATGACGGAGGTCGCCGAGGTCGTGCACGCCCAGGTGACCGGGGCCGGTCTCGACACGCCGATCGTGGTGGGGCACTCGGTCGGCGCGGTGGTCGCCACGGCGTACGCGGCCCGCTATCCCGTACGCGGTGTGGTGAACCTGGACCAGATCCTGCTGCCCGGCCCGTTCGGTGTGGCCGTACGCCAGGCCGAGCCGACCCTGCGCGGCCCGCAGTGGCGGGAGGTGTGGGACCGCATGCTGGCCAGGATGGGCATCGAGTCGTTGCCGGCCGAGGCGCGCGAGCTCGTCGCAACCGCGACCGATCCCCGGCCGGACCTGCTGCTGGGCTACTGGGGCGAGATCCTGCACGGGTCCGACGAGGAGGTCGCCGCCGACCGGTTCCGCGACCTGCGCTCCATCGGCGAGCGGAACATCCCCTACCGCTGGGTGGCCTCGTCGGAGCCACGGGCCCCCTACCTGGCCTGGCTGACCGAAGCGCTGCCGGAGATCGAGGTGACGGTGCTGCCCGGCGGCCACTTCCCGCACCTGGCGGAACCCGCGACGATCGCCCGGCTGCTGGTGACCGGCTGAGCGCGAGCGGCACCGGGCAGGGGCGGCTATCCTTGCGGCCGAATCGCCGGAGATCGGAGCAGCCGTGGCGGGTGACGACGACATCTCCGGGTGAGAACCCGGACCGGCCGCCGACCGGCGCGTGATCGCGCCGCAGTCGCCGCGGCCCTCGTCGTCATGCCCCGCTCCCGCCGGGCCACCCGGGTGTGCCCCCGGATCTCCCTTCCCCGAGGTCCCCATGTCTGTTCGACCAGCCCTCATCGCCCATGACCTGGTACGCGTCCGCGGCACCCGCCGGGTGCTCGACGGAGTGTCGCTGACCGCGGCGCCCGGCCGTCGGATCGGCCTGATCGGTGAGAACGGCACCGGCAAGACGACCCTGCTGCGGATCCTGGCCGGTGCCGACGAGCCCGACGCCGGCACCGTCACCCGCCCGTCGGACGTCGGCTTCCTGCACCAGGAGATGCCCTTCACCCCGTCCGCGACGATCGCCACGGTCCTCGACGACGCGCTCCGCGAGGCCCGAGCCGACCTCGCCGAGCTGGACCGGATCAGCACCGCACTCGCCACCGCGCCGGAGGACGGCGAGGACCACGACCGGCTGCTGGCCGCGTACGGCGAGGTTCTGGAACGGGCGCAGGACCGCGACGCCTGGGACGCCGACCGACGTGCCCGGAGCGTGCTCGACGGCCTCGGCCTCGGTGGACTACCCCACGACCGGACGCTCGCCGCGCTCTCCGGTGGGCAACGTGGCCGCCTCGCCCTCGCCGCGATGCTGATCCGCCGGCCGGGCGCGCTGCTGCTCGACGAGCCCACCAACCACCTCGACGACGCGGCGGCCGCGTACTGCGAGGACCAACTGCGGGCCATGCCCGGGGTGGTCGTGCTGGCCAGCCACGACCGTGCGTTCCTGGACGCGGTCTGCACCGATGTCGTCGACCTGGACCCGGCGGTCGACGGGCCGGTTCGGCACGGCGGCGGCTACACCGCCTACCTCACCGCCAAGCGGGCCGAGGCGCAGCGCTGGCGCCGCCGCTACGACGAGGAGCAGGCGCAGCTCGCCGAACTGCGCGAGGCCGCCGCGCTGACCGGGCATCAGGTCGCCCACGGGCGGACTCCCCGCGACAGCGAGAAGATGGGGTACGGGCACACCGCCGGCCGGGTGCAGAACCAGATCTCCCGCCGGGTCCGGGACGCCGCCCGTCGCCTGGAGGTGCTGGAACGGCACCAGATCGCCGCGCCACCGGCGCCGTTGCGCTTCCACCCGCCGGCGTCCGCGTCGGCATCCCTGCCTGCGGCTCAGTCTGCGTCCGTGCCTGCGTGTGCGCCTGCGCCCGTGCTCGCCGGAGACGTCTGCGGCGGCGAGCCGGTCGACGCGGTCCGGTTGTTGGTCGCGGTCCGGTTGCTGGAGGTCCCCGGTCGACTGCGGGTGGACCACCTCGACGTGACGGCCGGCGACCGGCTGCTGGTCAGTGGTCCGAACGGCGCGGGAAAGTCGACTCTGCTCGCCGTCCTCGCCGGCCGGCTGCCCGGCGACGGAACCCTGTGGCGACGGCCGAATCTGCGCGTCGGGCTGCTCACGCAGGACACCGTCTTCGACCGTCCACAGCGGACGGCCCGCGACATCTACGCCGACGTCGTCGGGGCGGAACGGGCCGAGATCGTGCCCCTGTCGTCGCTCGGGCTGCTCGCGTCGCCGGACCTCGACCGCCCCGTCGTCGACCTGTCGGTGGGTCAGCGTCGGCGGCTCGCGCTCGCGGTGCTCGTCGCCGACCCGCCGGATCTGCTCCTGTTGGACGAGCCCACCAACCACCTCTCGCCGACGCTCTGTGACGAGTTGGAGGAGGCCCTGAGCACCGGCCCCGGCGCGGTCGTCGTCGCGAGCCACGACCGGCGACTCCGCTCCCGCTGGCCCGGCCGAAAACTGACCCTGCCCCCCACGCCCCCACCCTCCCCACCCCCCCGCGCCCCCGCCCCCGCCTCGGTGATCAAGAGGTTTGCGTCATTCCGCCCGGCGTGTCGTGACGCAAACCTCTTGATCACCGGAGCTGACGGCGGGAGTCCCGGGGTGGGGAGCGCGGGAGGGTGGGAGGGATGGGTTTGCTGGTCCGGGGGGTTGGAAACGTTTTCGTAACGGGGGGTTGACCTCTCCGCCATCGGCGGAGCAGACTCCCCGGAAACGTTTACAGCTATCGGGTGGAGGTGCCGGACGTGGGTCGTAAACGTTTACAGGAGCCGGCTGACGGCCGGCCCACGGTGCACACCGTCGCCGCCCGCGCCGGCGTGTCCATCGCGTCCGCCTCGCGGGTGCTCAACGGCGTCGGTGGCAGCCCGGAGACGATCCGCAAGGTCCGCGAGGCGGCGGCCGAGGTGGGCTACGTGCCCAACGCGATCGCCCGTTCGTTGCAGTCGCAGCGCACCGGCCTGATCGCGCTCGCCGTCGAGGACATCGGCAACCCGGTGTACGTGGAGATGATGCGCGCCATCGAGGCGGTGGTCGCGTCCTCCGGACGGCAACTGCTGGTGCACGCCACCGGCGGGCGGATCGACAACGAGACCGCCCTGCTGCGGCGGCTGGCCAACCGCTACGTGGACGGGATGATCGTCTCGCCGATCCGGGTCACCGACGACCACCTGGCCGCGCTGGTGGACAGCCCGGTGCCGGTGGTGGTCGTCGGGCAGCTCGGCGCGGACGCCGCTGTGGACAACGTGCGTACCGACTCCCGGCAGGGTGTGGCGCTGGCCGTGGACCATCTCGTCGCCACCGGCCGACGTCGCATCGGCTTCGTCAACGGCCCGCTCGACACCGTTCCCGGCGCCGCGCGTGACGCCGGGTTCCGGACCGCCCTGGCCGGGCACGGCATCGTGCTCGACGAGGAACTGGTCGAGGTCGGTGACTTCCAGTACGCCGCCGGCCGGGCGGCCACCGAACGGCTTCTCGCCCGCACCGACCCGGACGCGCTGGTGTGCGCCAACGACCTGATCGCCGTCGGTGCGCTGCACGCCCTGCTGGCCGCCGGTCGCCGGGTGCCGCAGGACGTCGCGGTGGTCGGCATGGACGACACCGAACTGGCCCGGATGATGTTCCCCCAGCTCTCCAGCGTCTCGCTCGGTTCGGCCGAGCGTGGTCGCCGCGCCGCCGAACTCCTCCTGCAACGCATCGCCGACGCGACCCTGCCGCCGCGCCGCGAGCAGGTGCCACCCAGTCTCACCGTCCGCGCGTCCAGCGCCGCGTCGCTGCCGGCACCCCGTTCCGCCGCGCCGGGCACCCCACCGACCACCCACCCGTCCAGCGAAGGGGTGACCGCATGACCACCCTGACCGAACGGCCGGACGTCGAGCGGGCCGAGCCGGCCCGCCGGCCGAACCGGTTCCGGTCCGACCGCACCACCATCTACCTACTGCTCCTGCCGTCGCTGCTGCCGATCCTGGTGCTGTCGGTGTTCCCGCTGCTGCGGGGCATCTACCTCGGCTTCACCGACGCCCGGGCCGGGCGCAACGTCGAGGTCAGCTTCACCGGCCTGGCCAACTACCGGGAACTGCTCGGTGACGAGCTGTTCTGGAACTCGTTCAAGATCGGCCTGCTCTGGGCGGTCGGGGTGACCGTCCTGCAGTTCCTGCTCGCCCTCGGGCTGGCCCTGCTGCTCAACCAGCAACTGCGGTTCCGCGGTGTGGCCCGGGTGCTGGCCGTCGTGCCGTGGGCGATGCCGCCGGTGGTGGTCGGCATCCTCTGGAAGCTCGTCTACCACCCCGACGCCGGCCTGATCAACGAGTTCTTCCACCGCGTCGGCGCGGACGGGCTGCGGACCAACTGGCTCGGCGATTTCAGCACCGCCCTCCCTGCGGTGATCATCGTCGGGGTCTGGGCGGGCATGCCGCAGACCACCGTCGTTCTGCTCGCCGGTCTGCAGGGCGTGGGTCGTGAGTTGCACGAGGCGGCGGCGGTGGACGGGGCCAGCACCTGGCACCGGTTCCGGCACGTCACGCTGCCCGCCCTGGCGCCGGTGATCGTGGCCATCACCTCGCTGGACTTCATCTGGAACTTCAACTCGTTCGGCCTGGTCTACGTGCTCACCGCCGGTGGGCCGGGCGGCAAGACGATGCTGCCGATGCTCTTCGCCTACGAGGAGGCGTTCCGCTACGGCAACTACGGCTACGCCGCCGCGCTCGGCAACGTGATGGTCGTGCTCATCATCGCGCTGCTCGCCGTCTATCTCCGTCGTCGGCTCAGGGAGGCGAACTGACATGTTCGGAAAACCGAGCCGCACCAGCCGGACGTTGCAGTACCTGGCTCTCGCCGGCTACCTGATCTTCCTCGGGTTCCCGCTGGTCTGGCTGCTCTCCACGGCGCTCAAACCGCCACGTGAGCTGGTCCGCCTGCACCCGACGCTGATCCCGGACAACCCGACACTGCAGAACTTCGTCCAGGCCTTCACCGAGCAGGAGCTGGGCCGGGCGGCGCTCAACAGCCTCCAGGTCTCGCTCGCCTCGGCGGTGCTGACCGTGCTGGTCGCCATGCCGGCGTCGTACGCGCTGGCCCGGTTCCGCTCGAAGCTCGGCACCGCCGCGCTGGGCTGGGTGCTGCTGTCCCAGCTCTTCCCGTTCGTGCTGCTGATCATCCCGATCTTCCTGGTGCTGCGGCAGGTCGGCCTGGCCAACACGCACGCCGGCCTGGTGCTGATCTACGTGGTCTGGGCGCTGCCGTTCGCGCTGTGGATGTTGCAGGGCTTCGTCCGCAACATCCCCCGCGAGTTGGAGGAGGCCGCGTCGGTCGACGGCGCGAGCCGGGTGCAGGTCCTGCGGCGGGTGGTCTTCCCGCTGCTCGCCCCGGGCCTGGTCGCGACCGCGCTGTTCTCCTTCATCTCGGCCTGGAACGAGTTCTTCTTCGCCCTGGTGCTGATCAAGACCCCGGAGTTGGCCACCCTGCCGGTGGCGTTGGCCCGGTTCGTCGGCATCGAGGGCACCGCCCGACTGGGACCACTGGCCGCCGGTTCACTGCTCGCCACACTGCCCAGCCTGATCTTCTTCGCGTTCATGCAGCGCCGGCTCTCGTCCGGGTCGCTCGCCGGCGCGGTCAAGGGCTGAGACGTCCCCCACCCACCATCACCAAGG
This window harbors:
- a CDS encoding aldo/keto reductase, whose protein sequence is MNHYYLLGRSGLRVSRLALGTMNFGVDGFHAAYGKTEEESEPIFRRYLESGGNFIDTADFYTAGESEKILGRLIDRAGVRERLVLTSKFTNTVDPSDPNASGNGRKHIMRAVEASLSRLGTDYIDLYLLHTWDRITPVEEVVHTLDDLVRTGKIRYAGLSDVPAWYAARAQSYAEAHGLAPLINLQLPYSLVNRGVEAEFVSMAQNVGMGLTAWSPIAGGLLTGKYRRSGDGLSGTGRLTTPNAGGREISPSDWQVIDALESVAAELGRSMAQVAINWVATQPAVASVIIGASSAEQVSSNFEALDFEIPADARRRLDEASAPNLGLPYGMFTPQYQSWVVSPGLTIGDKPAGYAPPVLNAAAQPAE
- a CDS encoding acetyltransferase, with the protein product MTDLVIRPLVAGEEHVFDSMPDPLPQLRQVAYADGVAGGGYRPETTWIALRGGRVVARAAWLLPPGGVGAPWLDRFDLDAEPEVGAELLRAAHEALGGPGLYYAALPAHWRRRPEVLAVVRAPMAAAQLAGLVEREERIRFSWTGTPLPASSGRYDFRTPADAAEINALVARVAEPDVLTGVEIARVVGGVDLATDPLGWLGDAVRGWRVVLEDGRPVGLAGTAGDACYPLLAYLGLLDEAARPELLAEAVRMLVADGAREVIADVAAHRVAVLAELERTGFRQLRTRVTFAPPNTPE
- a CDS encoding ABC-F family ATP-binding cassette domain-containing protein encodes the protein MSVRPALIAHDLVRVRGTRRVLDGVSLTAAPGRRIGLIGENGTGKTTLLRILAGADEPDAGTVTRPSDVGFLHQEMPFTPSATIATVLDDALREARADLAELDRISTALATAPEDGEDHDRLLAAYGEVLERAQDRDAWDADRRARSVLDGLGLGGLPHDRTLAALSGGQRGRLALAAMLIRRPGALLLDEPTNHLDDAAAAYCEDQLRAMPGVVVLASHDRAFLDAVCTDVVDLDPAVDGPVRHGGGYTAYLTAKRAEAQRWRRRYDEEQAQLAELREAAALTGHQVAHGRTPRDSEKMGYGHTAGRVQNQISRRVRDAARRLEVLERHQIAAPPAPLRFHPPASASASLPAAQSASVPACAPAPVLAGDVCGGEPVDAVRLLVAVRLLEVPGRLRVDHLDVTAGDRLLVSGPNGAGKSTLLAVLAGRLPGDGTLWRRPNLRVGLLTQDTVFDRPQRTARDIYADVVGAERAEIVPLSSLGLLASPDLDRPVVDLSVGQRRRLALAVLVADPPDLLLLDEPTNHLSPTLCDELEEALSTGPGAVVVASHDRRLRSRWPGRKLTLPPTPPPSPPPRAPAPASVIKRFASFRPACRDANLLITGADGGSPGVGSAGGWEGWVCWSGGLETFS
- a CDS encoding low temperature requirement protein A translates to MSPSGVFRGLGDTRSPNSATVLELLFDIVYVFALARLAGRVADDLTIVRHTLLSEAGQTVLFFAAMWMIWSLNALLSSTYDPRRPELQAFLLATMFGTLVLAVSLPQAFGQRGVVFSVTYVIIQVGRPLFLAFALRGHPVQGFSIRILTWHSASGVLWISGGISGGLGRGVFWTIALAIELIGAAITYPLPRVGGRQLNSLGVTVSQTHLAERYNQFFMIALAEVVLEAGAAVSFPGFSRDGTITLVASFVAVVAFWRIYFYHARSGNASSPSGEGIELSRWASYSLLLIVGGIICTAVGFGQIIEDPHPPIDWALVVIVFGGPVLFLIGRGFLEKGSRATPRCPALFVGVVALIVGALPMVLLPPVAVAVTVAVILAGITVFDQRAHQRGSPESNPTL
- a CDS encoding alpha/beta fold hydrolase encodes the protein MTMTRGNDDDRPPLVLLHGLTYDSRQWGPVRRELAAIDADRQVLALDLPGHGDSPRRASYRMTEVAEVVHAQVTGAGLDTPIVVGHSVGAVVATAYAARYPVRGVVNLDQILLPGPFGVAVRQAEPTLRGPQWREVWDRMLARMGIESLPAEARELVATATDPRPDLLLGYWGEILHGSDEEVAADRFRDLRSIGERNIPYRWVASSEPRAPYLAWLTEALPEIEVTVLPGGHFPHLAEPATIARLLVTG
- a CDS encoding sugar ABC transporter permease, which codes for MTTLTERPDVERAEPARRPNRFRSDRTTIYLLLLPSLLPILVLSVFPLLRGIYLGFTDARAGRNVEVSFTGLANYRELLGDELFWNSFKIGLLWAVGVTVLQFLLALGLALLLNQQLRFRGVARVLAVVPWAMPPVVVGILWKLVYHPDAGLINEFFHRVGADGLRTNWLGDFSTALPAVIIVGVWAGMPQTTVVLLAGLQGVGRELHEAAAVDGASTWHRFRHVTLPALAPVIVAITSLDFIWNFNSFGLVYVLTAGGPGGKTMLPMLFAYEEAFRYGNYGYAAALGNVMVVLIIALLAVYLRRRLREAN
- a CDS encoding carbohydrate ABC transporter permease; the encoded protein is MFGKPSRTSRTLQYLALAGYLIFLGFPLVWLLSTALKPPRELVRLHPTLIPDNPTLQNFVQAFTEQELGRAALNSLQVSLASAVLTVLVAMPASYALARFRSKLGTAALGWVLLSQLFPFVLLIIPIFLVLRQVGLANTHAGLVLIYVVWALPFALWMLQGFVRNIPRELEEAASVDGASRVQVLRRVVFPLLAPGLVATALFSFISAWNEFFFALVLIKTPELATLPVALARFVGIEGTARLGPLAAGSLLATLPSLIFFAFMQRRLSSGSLAGAVKG
- a CDS encoding LacI family DNA-binding transcriptional regulator, translated to MGRKRLQEPADGRPTVHTVAARAGVSIASASRVLNGVGGSPETIRKVREAAAEVGYVPNAIARSLQSQRTGLIALAVEDIGNPVYVEMMRAIEAVVASSGRQLLVHATGGRIDNETALLRRLANRYVDGMIVSPIRVTDDHLAALVDSPVPVVVVGQLGADAAVDNVRTDSRQGVALAVDHLVATGRRRIGFVNGPLDTVPGAARDAGFRTALAGHGIVLDEELVEVGDFQYAAGRAATERLLARTDPDALVCANDLIAVGALHALLAAGRRVPQDVAVVGMDDTELARMMFPQLSSVSLGSAERGRRAAELLLQRIADATLPPRREQVPPSLTVRASSAASLPAPRSAAPGTPPTTHPSSEGVTA
- a CDS encoding TetR/AcrR family transcriptional regulator, translated to MTRALTRKGEATRARIVAGAAAEIRERGVDEVRLEDVMEHTGTSKGQLFHYFPDGKEELLLAVAQHEADQVLTDQEPMLSNLTSWPNWMAWRNRLIERYLAQGVKCPLNGLLGQTGRRAPGAQAIVTGLMWRWQDKIAEGVRHMQSTGDIAPEVDADRAAAALLAGIQGGVLLLLSTGKIDHLEAALDLTIDSLRGRPLR
- a CDS encoding alpha/beta fold hydrolase — protein: MPEIIAFVVGGLALVVVVVGGLWLWPVRRPGRRLAPAQPLDFDTAVQAAEAHVAGETTDPAVRPESRSRLLSHGSRTDRAVLLLHGYTLAPEQYDDLAQEFFDRGYNVWVPRAPQHGTVDRQAHHRVEAEELTTYAARAWAIAAALGDEVGVVGISGGAVLATWLAQVPGAAVRRLLLLSPFFGPSPRQAPAYLVRPLLLLYGRRVLRDRVTRILPRRRHPVPDDRPHPAASASTGRVAERGGGDQPTRRRGGPRRGSRRAAPDRRRERGAAAGVHPARGAGRRTQHPQPRCRRRRVATAVRRALRRRDGPGDRRVTRSVMPSPERSR